The following proteins are encoded in a genomic region of Mycolicibacterium rutilum:
- the sucB gene encoding 2-oxoglutarate dehydrogenase, E2 component, dihydrolipoamide succinyltransferase, giving the protein MAISVQMPALGESVTEGTVTRWLKQEGDTVEQDEPLLEVSTDKVDTEIPAPASGVLKKIIAHEDDTVEVGGELAVIGDADEDGGDSGGDSSADEGADDSAEEEPAEEEKPAEEPSAQPEPAAEETESEPEPAEKPAAKSSSGKSTPVLMPELGESVTEGTVTRWLKKVGDSVEVDEPLLEVSTDKVDTEIPSPVAGTLVSITAEEDDTVEVGGELAQIGEAGAEAAEEPEPEPEPEPEPEPEPEPKQEAKPEPKPEPKPEPKPEPKPEPKREAAPQPSGDSGPYVTPLVRKLAAENNVDLASVKGTGVGGRIRKQDVLAAAESSKESSTEQAAEAPGKAPAAAMAPADANTSPSPLAHLRGSTQKATRIRQLTAKKTRESLQATAQLTQTHEVDMTKIVALRAKAKNSFAEREGVNLTFLPFIAVAVVDALKAHPNVNASYNEDSKEITYYDAEHLGFAVDTEQGLLSPVIKNAGDLSLAGLARAIADIAARARSGDLKPDELSGGTFTITNIGSQGALFDTPILVPPQAAMLGTGAIVKRPRVISDEYGNESIGVRSVCYLPLTYDHRLIDGADAGRFLTTIKRRLEEGAFEADLGL; this is encoded by the coding sequence ATGGCCATCTCTGTCCAGATGCCGGCACTCGGCGAGAGCGTCACCGAGGGGACTGTCACCCGCTGGCTCAAGCAAGAGGGCGACACGGTTGAACAGGATGAGCCGCTGCTGGAGGTCTCGACCGACAAGGTCGACACCGAGATTCCCGCTCCCGCTTCCGGTGTGCTGAAGAAGATCATCGCGCATGAGGACGACACCGTTGAGGTGGGCGGCGAGCTGGCGGTGATCGGCGACGCGGACGAGGACGGCGGCGACTCGGGCGGCGATTCGAGCGCTGACGAGGGCGCCGACGACTCGGCCGAGGAGGAGCCGGCCGAGGAGGAGAAGCCCGCCGAGGAGCCCTCGGCCCAGCCCGAGCCGGCCGCCGAGGAGACCGAGTCGGAACCCGAGCCCGCTGAGAAGCCGGCCGCGAAGTCGTCGTCGGGCAAGAGCACTCCGGTGCTGATGCCCGAACTCGGCGAGTCGGTGACCGAGGGCACCGTGACGCGCTGGCTGAAGAAGGTCGGCGACTCGGTGGAGGTCGACGAGCCGCTGCTGGAGGTCTCGACCGACAAGGTCGACACCGAGATCCCGTCTCCGGTGGCGGGCACACTGGTGTCGATCACCGCCGAGGAGGACGACACGGTCGAGGTCGGCGGGGAGCTGGCCCAGATCGGTGAGGCCGGTGCGGAGGCCGCCGAGGAGCCCGAGCCGGAACCCGAGCCTGAGCCAGAACCCGAACCGGAGCCCGAGCCCAAGCAGGAAGCCAAACCCGAGCCCAAGCCGGAGCCGAAGCCCGAACCCAAGCCCGAACCCAAGCCCGAGCCCAAGCGGGAGGCTGCCCCGCAGCCATCCGGCGACTCCGGCCCGTATGTCACCCCGCTGGTCCGAAAGTTGGCCGCGGAGAACAACGTTGACCTGGCTTCTGTGAAGGGCACCGGCGTCGGCGGACGGATCCGCAAGCAGGATGTGCTCGCGGCGGCGGAGTCGAGCAAGGAGTCGTCGACGGAGCAGGCCGCCGAGGCCCCGGGCAAGGCCCCCGCCGCGGCGATGGCGCCGGCCGATGCCAACACCTCGCCGTCGCCGCTCGCGCACCTGCGCGGCAGCACGCAGAAGGCCACCCGGATCCGGCAGCTGACGGCGAAGAAGACCCGCGAGTCGCTGCAGGCGACGGCGCAGCTGACGCAGACCCACGAGGTCGACATGACCAAGATCGTGGCGTTGCGGGCCAAGGCGAAGAACAGCTTCGCCGAGCGCGAGGGCGTGAACCTGACGTTCCTGCCGTTCATCGCCGTCGCGGTGGTGGACGCGCTCAAGGCGCATCCCAACGTCAACGCGAGCTACAACGAGGACAGCAAGGAGATCACCTACTACGACGCCGAGCACCTGGGCTTCGCGGTCGACACGGAGCAGGGCCTGCTGTCTCCGGTGATCAAGAACGCCGGCGACCTGTCGCTGGCCGGGCTGGCGCGGGCGATCGCCGACATCGCCGCGCGGGCCCGCTCGGGTGATCTCAAACCCGACGAGCTGTCCGGCGGGACGTTCACCATCACCAACATCGGCAGCCAGGGCGCGCTGTTCGACACCCCGATCCTGGTGCCGCCGCAGGCGGCGATGCTGGGCACCGGGGCGATCGTCAAGCGGCCGCGGGTGATCTCCGACGAGTACGGCAACGAGTCGATCGGTGTGCGCTCGGTGTGCTACCTGCCGCTGACCTACGACCACCGCCTGATCGACGGCGCGGACGCCGGACGCTTCCTGACGACCATCAAGCGTCGGCTCGAGGAAGGCGCGTTCGAGGCCGACCTGGGTCTGTAG
- a CDS encoding oxidoreductase: protein MGALDIFRRKRRGGRGPGNDPAADLDYLRHWVATHTGVEAFVEPKTTVTDVTVVLVAADGEWTRRRAGGDAGARRLSDRLKIPVYDVQKVGYPQRMRDYDERRRIERRRAQRRELDER, encoded by the coding sequence GTGGGAGCCCTCGACATATTTCGCCGCAAACGCCGCGGCGGCAGGGGACCGGGTAACGACCCGGCCGCCGATCTCGACTATCTGCGCCACTGGGTCGCCACGCACACCGGAGTCGAGGCCTTCGTCGAACCGAAAACCACCGTGACGGACGTGACCGTGGTGCTGGTCGCCGCCGACGGTGAGTGGACGCGGCGCCGGGCCGGCGGCGACGCCGGTGCCCGGAGGTTGTCCGACCGGCTCAAGATCCCCGTCTACGACGTCCAGAAGGTCGGCTATCCGCAGCGGATGCGTGACTACGACGAGCGCCGCCGCATCGAGCGCCGCCGCGCCCAACGCCGCGAGCTCGACGAGCGCTGA
- a CDS encoding SDR family oxidoreductase, whose translation MGEIAERFVDSTDDVRIAVYEQGNPDGPTLVLAHGWPDSHVLWDGIVPLLTDRFRIIRYDNRGVGRSTVPKQVSAFRLGRYADDFAAVIAAVSPGAPVHVLAHDWGSAALWEYLARPQAGERVASFTSVSGPSADHVNRFIVGSLLRPYRPRRFARAAAQFAHFAYMAVFSTPVLGPATVRRRLRRGTLDRLLTVRDGIAPERVHHSPNLPADALNSLKVYRANYLRSVFKARNDHYVDVPVQLIVNLDDPFVRPHVYEDTHKWVARLWRRDVAAGHWAPMSHPDVLARSVRQLVDHLDGAAPARELLRAQVGRKRQYFGDTLVSVTGAGSGIGRATAFAFAREGAEIVVSDVDEGTVKETAAAIVARGGVAHHYVVDVSDADAVEEFAEQVCAEHGVPDVVVNNAGVGHAGLFLDTPRGEFDRVLSINFGGVVNCCRSFGRRMVVRGMGGHVVNVSSMAAYAPQQSMNAYATSKAAVFMFGDCLRAELEQAGIGLTTVCPGVIDTNIVHTTRFDAPAGKRGKVESRRAQLEKFFNARRYGPDKVASAIVDSVKKNKPIRPVAPEAHLVYGVAHLFPQVMRSTARGRVL comes from the coding sequence ATGGGGGAGATCGCCGAGCGCTTCGTCGACAGTACGGACGACGTCCGCATCGCGGTGTACGAGCAGGGCAACCCCGACGGTCCCACACTGGTGCTCGCCCACGGCTGGCCCGATTCCCACGTGCTGTGGGACGGTATCGTGCCGCTGCTGACGGACCGCTTCCGGATCATTCGCTACGACAATCGCGGTGTGGGCAGATCGACTGTGCCCAAGCAGGTTTCGGCGTTCCGCCTCGGTCGCTACGCCGACGACTTCGCAGCCGTCATCGCCGCGGTCAGTCCCGGCGCGCCCGTGCACGTGCTGGCCCACGACTGGGGTTCGGCGGCGCTGTGGGAGTACCTCGCGCGCCCGCAGGCCGGCGAGCGCGTCGCGTCGTTCACCTCGGTCTCCGGCCCCAGCGCCGACCACGTCAACCGCTTCATCGTGGGCTCGCTGCTGCGGCCCTACCGCCCGCGTCGGTTCGCCCGGGCGGCGGCCCAGTTCGCCCACTTCGCCTACATGGCGGTGTTCTCGACGCCGGTCCTGGGGCCGGCGACGGTGCGCCGACGGTTGCGCCGCGGCACCCTCGACCGGCTGCTGACCGTACGCGACGGGATCGCCCCCGAGCGGGTGCACCACTCGCCGAACCTGCCCGCCGACGCGCTCAACAGCCTCAAGGTGTACCGGGCCAACTACCTGCGCTCGGTGTTCAAGGCGCGCAACGACCATTACGTCGACGTGCCGGTGCAGCTGATCGTCAACCTCGATGACCCGTTCGTGCGCCCGCACGTCTACGAGGACACCCACAAGTGGGTGGCGCGGCTGTGGCGACGCGACGTGGCCGCAGGCCACTGGGCGCCGATGTCGCATCCGGATGTGCTGGCCCGCTCGGTGCGACAACTCGTCGATCACCTCGACGGCGCCGCGCCGGCCCGTGAGCTGCTGCGCGCGCAGGTCGGCCGCAAGCGCCAATACTTCGGTGACACACTGGTTTCGGTGACCGGTGCGGGCAGCGGAATCGGCCGCGCGACGGCGTTCGCCTTCGCTCGTGAAGGCGCCGAGATCGTCGTCAGCGACGTCGACGAGGGCACCGTCAAGGAGACGGCCGCGGCGATCGTCGCGCGCGGTGGCGTCGCGCACCACTACGTCGTCGACGTGTCCGACGCCGACGCCGTCGAGGAGTTCGCCGAGCAGGTCTGCGCCGAGCATGGCGTGCCCGACGTGGTGGTCAACAACGCCGGGGTCGGGCACGCGGGCCTGTTCCTCGACACCCCGCGCGGCGAGTTCGACCGCGTGCTGTCGATCAACTTCGGCGGAGTGGTGAACTGCTGCCGCTCATTCGGGCGGCGGATGGTCGTCCGCGGCATGGGCGGGCACGTCGTGAACGTCTCGTCGATGGCGGCGTACGCACCGCAACAGTCCATGAACGCCTACGCGACCAGCAAGGCCGCGGTGTTCATGTTCGGCGACTGCCTGCGCGCCGAACTCGAACAGGCCGGTATCGGGCTGACGACCGTGTGCCCGGGCGTGATCGACACCAACATCGTGCACACCACCCGCTTCGATGCGCCCGCCGGTAAGCGCGGCAAGGTGGAGTCGCGCCGTGCGCAACTCGAAAAGTTCTTCAATGCACGCCGTTACGGCCCGGACAAGGTGGCCTCGGCGATCGTCGACTCGGTGAAGAAGAACAAGCCGATC